From the Scylla paramamosain isolate STU-SP2022 chromosome 15, ASM3559412v1, whole genome shotgun sequence genome, one window contains:
- the LOC135107322 gene encoding uncharacterized protein LOC135107322 — translation MSWLPLLLCFSCALLIGPSWADQGIDAGNEINAEPEEGAAEGRLCSTCGKVTGYSVDSHSTHGGSGYGTYGSTSTIDSMDLSSIMGMSTIASSLLSKGSGLSFGMFALPILGVNIAILVILGILLMHVKKLTSYGDTGTGDVYHYAAYPAGHSTYQSYDSGYHRRSTEEGRGMESPSTFQMFTQMVFDAIEKYGEIETETEK, via the exons ATGTCTTggctaccgctgctgctgtgCTTCTCGTGTGCGCTGCTCATCGGCCCCTCCTGGGCGGACCAAGGCATCGACGCTGGCAATGAG ATCAATGCCGAACCTGAGGAAGGCGCCGCCGAAGGTCGCCTATGCTCCACCTGCGGCAAAGTGACAGGATACAGCGTCGACAGCCACAGCACCCACGGAGGCAGCGGCTATGGCACCTATGGGTCAACAAGTACCATCGACAGCATGGACCTGTCTTCCATAATGGGAATGTCAACTATTGCCAGCTCCCTTCTCTCCAAGGGCAGTGGTCTGTCCTTCGGCATGTTCGCGCTGCCCATCCTTGGTGTGAACATCGCCATCCTGGTCATTCTTGGCATCCTTCTCA TGCACGTGAAGAAGCTCACCTCTTACGGGGACACCGGCACCGGGGACGTGTACCACTACGCCGCCTACCCAGCAGGACACTCCACCTATCAGTCCTATGACTCCGGATACCACAGGAGGTCcacagaggagggaaggggcatGGAGTCACCTTCCACATTCCAGATGTTCACCCAGATGGTCTTTGACGCCATTGAGAAGTATGGTGAAATAGAGACGGAGACGGAGAAGTAA
- the LOC135107323 gene encoding uncharacterized protein LOC135107323, translating into MKWAILLLVLAVGAALAEEQQQEVEGKAEDRALLKSKVSLVAVASSFLGLVSSGFSVAAEIVIMIALIFLIVTLKKAKDDLDKDEYSYDYEYYHAPAYEHAGYESSGTSGSSYASGYSKRSLDLPSFLNAPIVQRLTEKIHNAIEQYSEMQQ; encoded by the exons ATGAAGTGGGCgatactgctgctggtgctggcggTGGGAGCGGCGCTGGctgaggagcagcagcaggaggtggaggggaaggcgGAAGATAGAGCTCTCC TTAAATCCAAGGTGAGTCTGGTAGCGGTCGCGAGTAGCTTCTTGGGCCTCGTGAGCTCGGGATTCAGCGTGGCGGCTGAGATCGTCATCATGATCGCCCTCATCTTCTTGATCG TCACGCTGAAGAAGGCTAAGGATGACCTAGATAAAGACGAGTACAGCTACGACTATGAGTACTACCACGCCCCTGCCTACGAGCACGCCGGATACGAGAGCAGCGGCACTAGCGGCAGCAGCTATGCGTCCGGTTATAGTAAGAGATCATTGGACTTGCCCTCCTTCCTGAACGCGCCCATCGTGCAGCGGCTGACGGAGAAGATCCACAATGCCATCGAGCAGTACAGTGAAATGCAGCAATAG